One genomic segment of Myxococcales bacterium includes these proteins:
- the nhaR gene encoding transcriptional activator NhaR, with product MDSVNYHHLKYFWAVAREGGLVPAGKLLHLSHPTLSVQIHALEEHLGEKLLTKVGRKLVLTEVGRVVYRYAEEIFALGTEMLETVQGRGEGRPLRLNVGIADVLPKLVVRRLLQPALGLAAPVHLVCYEESFDRLLAGLAAHSLDIVIADTPVPSGASVRAFSHLLGETPVTFFATKALATTYRRGFPSSLSGAPMLLPLENVALRRALNHWFDRQHLKPRVIAEFEDSALLKVFGADGVGIFAAPTVVEAEIRTQYRVDVVGRAPDVRERFYAISAERRLKHPAVVAISSAAREEFFA from the coding sequence ATGGACTCGGTCAACTACCACCACTTGAAGTACTTCTGGGCCGTTGCACGAGAAGGCGGGCTCGTTCCTGCGGGCAAGCTCCTGCACCTCTCTCACCCGACGCTGAGCGTCCAAATCCACGCGCTCGAGGAGCACCTTGGCGAAAAGCTCCTTACCAAGGTCGGCCGCAAGCTCGTGCTCACGGAGGTCGGTCGGGTTGTCTACCGCTATGCGGAAGAGATCTTCGCGCTTGGCACGGAGATGCTCGAGACCGTGCAGGGGCGCGGCGAGGGGCGACCCCTGCGGCTCAACGTCGGCATCGCAGATGTCTTGCCCAAGCTCGTGGTGCGGCGCTTGCTCCAGCCGGCGCTGGGGCTCGCCGCGCCCGTGCACCTGGTCTGCTACGAGGAGTCCTTCGACCGGCTGCTGGCGGGGCTCGCCGCGCACTCGCTCGACATCGTGATCGCCGACACGCCCGTCCCGAGCGGCGCGAGCGTGCGTGCCTTCAGCCATCTTCTCGGCGAGACGCCGGTGACGTTTTTCGCGACGAAAGCGCTCGCGACGACCTACCGACGCGGATTCCCATCGTCCTTGTCGGGCGCCCCGATGCTCCTGCCGCTCGAAAACGTCGCGTTGCGGCGCGCCCTCAATCATTGGTTCGACCGACAGCACCTGAAGCCCCGCGTCATCGCCGAATTCGAGGACAGTGCGCTGCTGAAGGTCTTCGGTGCTGATGGCGTCGGCATCTTCGCCGCACCGACGGTCGTCGAGGCGGAGATCCGAACGCAGTACCGTGTCGACGTCGTCGGACGTGCGCCCGATGTGCGCGAACGCTTCTACGCCATCTCTGCCGAGCGCCGCCTCAAACACCCTGCCGTCGTGGCCATCTCCAGCGCTGCGCGGGAAGAGTTCTTTGCGTAG
- a CDS encoding HPF/RaiA family ribosome-associated protein: protein MKIDVRFRGIESSDAITEHARRRIHYHLSRFGHEVATVSVRVADDNGPKGGIDKRCRVVVHGPRMGVITLEELTGDVYSAIDGAIERVGRCIGRELERGRSSRHVPLRKVS, encoded by the coding sequence ATGAAAATCGACGTTCGTTTCCGCGGCATTGAGTCATCGGACGCCATCACTGAGCACGCACGCCGTCGCATCCACTACCACTTGAGTCGCTTTGGCCACGAAGTGGCGACGGTCTCAGTTCGCGTGGCCGACGACAACGGCCCCAAAGGAGGCATCGACAAGCGGTGCCGCGTGGTCGTTCACGGGCCGCGCATGGGGGTCATCACGCTTGAAGAGCTGACAGGGGACGTCTACTCGGCCATCGACGGCGCCATAGAGCGCGTGGGGCGATGCATCGGCCGGGAGCTCGAGCGAGGTCGGAGCTCGCGCCACGTCCCGCTCCGCAAAGTCTCTTGA
- a CDS encoding winged helix-turn-helix transcriptional regulator encodes MSKTFKRQLERQKDGSTLQLLFKAARRLDEEAIARVARSKGAPRLRRSHTSLLPHIDLEGTRVSDLAERLGVTKQAVSQLVDDLEAMGVLRREVDAADARAKRVLFTDKGRATLLEGLGVLRALEAELTERVGTATMAGLREGVLAILSVIDPPSG; translated from the coding sequence ATGTCAAAAACCTTCAAACGACAGCTCGAGCGGCAGAAAGACGGCAGCACGCTGCAGCTACTCTTCAAGGCGGCTCGGAGGCTCGACGAGGAGGCGATCGCGCGAGTGGCCCGCTCAAAAGGCGCACCGAGGCTAAGGCGCTCCCACACTAGCCTCTTGCCCCACATCGACCTCGAAGGGACTCGCGTGAGCGATCTCGCGGAACGGCTCGGTGTCACCAAGCAAGCGGTGTCGCAGCTCGTCGACGACCTCGAGGCGATGGGCGTCTTGCGGCGGGAAGTCGACGCGGCCGACGCGCGCGCCAAGCGGGTGCTCTTCACGGACAAGGGTCGCGCGACTCTGCTCGAGGGGCTGGGCGTCCTCCGGGCACTTGAGGCCGAGCTCACGGAGCGCGTCGGCACCGCCACCATGGCTGGGCTTCGCGAGGGCGTGCTCGCGATCCTTTCCGTGATCGACCCGCCCTCTGGCTAG
- a CDS encoding HIT domain-containing protein has product MAKDEAVAFVERERARLLTETERCLMCVLGRADRDENLVVAENDHATLRLNRLPSRRSELMVILRRHAEQNADVRPDEYLALYSLAHRAACTLERHRGALRVFVAQLGAPDEVLTSYPHVHVHVLPLYEGGDASRPARVFSWSDAIHGYDDGEAEAEAASLRHAFGREP; this is encoded by the coding sequence TTGGCGAAGGACGAGGCGGTCGCGTTCGTCGAACGTGAACGCGCGCGGCTGCTGACGGAGACGGAGCGCTGCCTCATGTGCGTGCTCGGGCGCGCCGACCGGGATGAGAACCTTGTGGTGGCGGAAAACGACCACGCCACGCTGCGGCTCAATCGCCTCCCGTCGCGCCGGAGCGAGCTCATGGTCATTCTCCGCCGGCATGCTGAGCAGAACGCAGACGTTCGGCCCGACGAATACCTCGCCCTCTATTCGTTGGCGCACCGCGCCGCGTGCACCCTCGAGCGTCACCGCGGCGCATTGCGCGTCTTCGTCGCCCAGCTCGGCGCACCCGACGAGGTGCTGACGAGCTACCCGCACGTTCACGTCCACGTGCTGCCGCTCTACGAGGGAGGCGACGCGTCACGGCCGGCGCGCGTGTTCTCGTGGTCCGACGCCATCCACGGCTACGACGACGGGGAGGCTGAGGCCGAAGCCGCGTCGCTTCGCCACGCGTTCGGGCGCGAGCCGTAG
- a CDS encoding acyl-CoA carboxylase subunit beta, which yields MLRDRELEEARTRIEKGGAEKYHKKNGESGKLFARDRIARIIDAGTFVEDAAFANNLDPELPADGVITGTAKVDGRVVAIMANDSTVKAGSWGKRTVEKILRIQETAERLRAPLLYLVDSAGARITDQIEMFPGRRGAGRIFFNEVRLSGQVPQVCLLFGPSAAGGAYIPAFCDVVCMVEGNASMYLGSPRMAEIVIKEKVTLEEMGGARMHCSVSGCGDVLVKTEEEALAFAKRYLSYFPSNEGLLPPAAPPREPRSSGKRIEDIIPPEESKYFDMHAVIGELIDEGSFLEIKALFAREMITGLARIEGRVVGIVANQPKHLGGTLFVDSADKAARFIWLCDAFNIPLLYLADVPGFMIGSKVERQGIIRAGAKMIAAVSEATVPKISVILRKAYGAGLYAMCGPAFEPDACLALPTASIAVMGPGPAVNAVYFNKVQEIPEGPEREAFVKKLQDEYRADIDIMKLAAEMVVDSVISGDRLRAEIAERFARLEGRRDVRPRRKHLVPPV from the coding sequence ATGTTGCGCGACCGAGAACTCGAAGAGGCCCGTACCCGCATCGAAAAGGGCGGCGCGGAGAAGTACCACAAGAAAAATGGCGAGAGCGGCAAGCTCTTCGCGCGCGATCGCATCGCGCGCATCATCGACGCGGGCACGTTCGTCGAAGACGCGGCCTTCGCCAACAACCTCGACCCCGAGCTCCCCGCCGACGGCGTCATCACCGGCACCGCCAAGGTCGACGGCCGCGTCGTCGCCATCATGGCCAACGACTCGACGGTGAAGGCCGGCTCGTGGGGCAAGCGCACCGTCGAGAAGATCTTGCGTATCCAAGAGACGGCGGAGCGGCTCCGCGCCCCCCTGCTCTACCTGGTCGATTCGGCCGGCGCGCGCATCACCGATCAGATCGAGATGTTCCCGGGCCGGCGCGGCGCCGGGCGCATCTTCTTCAACGAGGTGCGCCTCTCGGGCCAGGTGCCGCAGGTGTGCTTGCTCTTCGGCCCGAGCGCCGCTGGTGGCGCGTACATCCCGGCCTTCTGCGACGTCGTCTGCATGGTCGAAGGCAACGCGAGCATGTACCTCGGCTCGCCGCGCATGGCCGAGATCGTCATCAAAGAGAAGGTGACGCTCGAGGAGATGGGCGGCGCGCGCATGCACTGCAGCGTCTCCGGCTGCGGCGACGTACTGGTGAAGACGGAGGAAGAAGCGCTGGCTTTCGCGAAGCGTTACCTCTCGTACTTCCCGTCGAACGAGGGGCTGCTCCCGCCCGCGGCGCCGCCCCGCGAGCCCCGCTCATCAGGCAAGCGCATCGAGGACATCATTCCGCCGGAGGAGAGCAAGTACTTCGACATGCACGCCGTCATCGGCGAGCTCATCGACGAAGGCTCGTTCCTCGAGATCAAGGCGCTCTTCGCGCGCGAGATGATCACCGGCCTGGCTCGCATCGAGGGGCGCGTCGTGGGCATCGTCGCCAACCAGCCGAAACACCTCGGTGGCACGCTCTTCGTCGACTCAGCCGACAAGGCCGCGCGCTTCATTTGGCTCTGCGACGCCTTCAACATTCCGCTGCTCTACCTGGCCGACGTCCCCGGCTTCATGATCGGCTCCAAGGTCGAGCGGCAAGGCATCATCCGCGCCGGCGCCAAGATGATCGCGGCGGTGAGCGAAGCGACGGTGCCGAAGATCAGCGTCATCTTGCGCAAGGCCTACGGCGCGGGCCTCTACGCCATGTGCGGGCCAGCCTTTGAGCCCGACGCTTGCCTCGCCTTGCCGACGGCGTCGATAGCGGTCATGGGGCCCGGGCCGGCGGTGAACGCGGTCTACTTCAACAAGGTGCAAGAGATCCCCGAGGGCCCCGAGCGCGAGGCCTTCGTGAAGAAGCTCCAAGACGAATACCGCGCCGACATCGACATCATGAAACTCGCCGCCGAGATGGTCGTCGACTCGGTCATCTCGGGCGACCGGCTCCGCGCCGAGATCGCAGAGCGCTTCGCCCGCCTCGAAGGGCGCCGCGACGTGCGACCGCGCAGAAAACACCTCGTTCCGCCAGTTTGA
- a CDS encoding acyltransferase → MAPFPSLASLLSARTTSAGTEPLPALDGLRGLAVLAVFLQHLLDGYRPSLGQFCSRLPSPLGLLVEATVSHAHVGVDLFFVLSGFTLSLPWLARAASNQPVQPAATFFRRRAARLVPAYALAVFAAALVFRERIVALAPGDAAAALATHALMLQGYLSPGGLVLIGASWSLTTEVSFYLLFPWLAPRVLSPGTRAIPWAIALFFFAWLSRAALHELALEKTATWPGLLELSQRRFISSRLDQFVLGMTAAAFATRRPRLPRLHADGLAAASLAGLLVAFRLDAQLYGHRGGGAPYALVSLSLAGLVFAATGSGVVQRFARWRWLTGLGVVSYGVFLFHQLALEAVRRAAAALPMPAAPWLHGALVGIAALALAIAAGTASYVFIERPALLRWGRSARLSGP, encoded by the coding sequence GTGGCCCCGTTTCCCTCGCTCGCCTCGCTTCTCTCGGCCCGCACGACCTCGGCGGGCACGGAGCCTTTGCCGGCGCTCGACGGCTTGCGCGGGCTCGCCGTGCTCGCCGTGTTCCTCCAGCACCTGCTCGACGGCTACCGGCCGAGCCTCGGTCAATTCTGTTCGCGCCTCCCCTCCCCGCTCGGGCTGCTCGTCGAGGCGACCGTCTCACACGCTCACGTCGGGGTGGACCTCTTCTTCGTCCTCTCGGGCTTCACGCTGTCGTTGCCTTGGCTCGCGCGCGCGGCGTCGAACCAGCCCGTGCAACCCGCCGCCACGTTCTTTCGCCGTCGCGCCGCTCGGCTCGTGCCCGCCTACGCCCTTGCGGTCTTCGCCGCCGCGCTCGTTTTTCGAGAACGCATCGTCGCGCTCGCGCCTGGCGACGCGGCAGCGGCACTCGCGACGCATGCGCTGATGCTCCAAGGGTACCTCTCGCCGGGCGGCCTCGTTCTCATCGGCGCGAGCTGGTCGTTGACGACCGAGGTGAGCTTCTACCTGCTCTTCCCTTGGCTCGCGCCTCGCGTCCTCTCGCCGGGAACGCGAGCTATCCCGTGGGCCATCGCGCTTTTCTTCTTCGCGTGGCTCTCGCGCGCCGCCCTCCACGAGCTCGCCCTTGAGAAGACGGCAACGTGGCCGGGCCTTCTCGAGCTCTCGCAGCGCCGCTTCATCAGTTCGCGACTCGATCAGTTCGTTCTCGGCATGACCGCCGCGGCGTTCGCCACGCGAAGGCCGCGCCTCCCCCGCCTTCACGCCGATGGCCTCGCCGCCGCGTCGCTGGCGGGGTTGCTCGTCGCCTTTCGCCTCGACGCGCAGCTCTACGGGCACCGCGGCGGCGGCGCGCCTTACGCGCTCGTGTCGCTCTCGCTGGCGGGGCTCGTCTTTGCGGCGACGGGCTCGGGCGTCGTGCAGCGCTTTGCGCGGTGGCGATGGCTAACGGGCCTCGGGGTCGTCAGCTACGGCGTCTTCCTGTTCCATCAGCTCGCCCTCGAAGCCGTGAGGCGCGCGGCGGCCGCGCTCCCGATGCCCGCTGCGCCTTGGCTCCACGGCGCGCTCGTAGGCATCGCCGCGCTCGCGTTGGCCATCGCCGCAGGCACCGCGTCTTACGTGTTCATCGAGCGCCCGGCCCTCCTCCGCTGGGGACGCTCGGCTCGGCTCAGCGGCCCTTGA
- a CDS encoding enoyl-CoA hydratase/isomerase family protein, protein MTEVRAERRGKVALFTLNRPDRSNALSRGVLLELGRLAREAIGDPAVSAIVLTGAGQKAFCAGADLKERQGMTENDIRVQVELYRSELGPLDRSPKPVVAALNGVALGGGLELALVCDLRVAVSSAVLALPETTLGIIPGAGGTQRLTRLVGEARAKELILLGRRIGAAEALSFGLVNRVVPDGVDLVEDVLAWIEPITQGAPIAQAAALEAIDRAGDTTLELGLELEKVSYDKVLVSEDRREALRAFAEKRKPDFKGR, encoded by the coding sequence ATGACCGAAGTGCGCGCCGAGCGACGAGGCAAAGTCGCTCTCTTTACGCTCAATCGCCCCGATCGCTCCAACGCGCTCTCGCGCGGCGTCCTGCTCGAGCTCGGGCGCCTCGCCCGCGAAGCCATTGGCGACCCCGCCGTCTCCGCCATCGTGCTCACGGGGGCGGGCCAAAAAGCCTTCTGCGCCGGCGCCGACTTGAAAGAGCGCCAGGGCATGACGGAGAACGATATCCGCGTTCAAGTCGAGCTCTATCGGAGCGAGCTCGGGCCCCTTGATCGCTCACCCAAGCCCGTCGTCGCGGCGCTCAACGGCGTCGCCCTCGGCGGCGGCCTCGAGCTGGCGCTCGTGTGCGACTTGCGCGTGGCCGTTTCGTCGGCGGTGCTCGCGCTGCCGGAGACGACGCTCGGCATCATTCCTGGTGCTGGGGGTACGCAAAGGCTCACGCGCCTCGTCGGTGAGGCCCGCGCGAAGGAGCTCATCCTCTTGGGGCGCCGAATCGGCGCGGCGGAGGCCTTGTCCTTCGGCCTCGTCAATCGCGTGGTGCCCGACGGCGTCGACCTCGTCGAAGACGTGCTCGCTTGGATCGAGCCCATCACTCAGGGCGCGCCCATCGCGCAGGCGGCGGCCCTCGAAGCCATCGATCGCGCCGGCGACACGACCCTCGAGCTAGGGCTCGAGCTTGAGAAGGTGAGCTACGACAAGGTGCTCGTCTCGGAGGATCGCCGCGAGGCGCTGCGCGCGTTTGCCGAGAAGCGAAAGCCCGACTTCAAGGGCCGCTGA
- a CDS encoding HEAT repeat domain-containing protein, whose translation MSLETRFHRCSCVGLHSVSLREERTEELALERSERALARPFGLATSTRHFEPDRPFAVTHLAAELTLDFDARRVSGEVTLSLRRVDPAAAEITLDAVGFEAPTARLDGKDVPCHNDGKTLRVPIPVPFAEGRLTVKYAATPRRGLYFLAPDEHVPGRPRQAWTQCQDEDARHFIPCHDKPHVKMTTEMRVTVPNGFTVLSNGALAAKDTPALGAWTFHWKMDAPHPSYLLTVVAGEFSETTASAGGVPLSYLVPKDRAGDVERTFGRTPDMLTHFGELLGVPYPWNKYAQVVVSDFIFGGMENTTATTLYEHPLLDARAELDITSDDLIAHELAHQWFGDYVTCRDWSEGWLNEGFATFMEHVFREHRLGKDEYDYGLRSDLDAYVSEAHGRYRRPIVSQLYDAPTDLFDRHLYEKGGLFLHVLRMELGDALFWKGVGVYLKRHAHGVVETRDLMRALEEVSGRSLGRLFEQFVHRPGHPELDVTVTWEKGVLSLAVKQTHAHTDDVPVTFELSFYVDLVDADGRERRERIAVRSRAETFALSSAERPAFVVIDPDFRVLGEVSLKVPDDMLHAQLAGAKSARGRWLAALSLSRSDTSLTVAALAKCLANDEEFWGVRSACAEALGRIRGKESEAALRGAVSVAHPKVRRAVCAALGAFRTTTAVEALKPKALKDPSYLVEAEAARSLGRTRQTSTFETLVDLLERSSWADVIRGAVIDGLAALRDDRATPHLLARTRYGHSTRTRRAAIAAVPKLMSDRRGREALEELLDDDDPHLRMDVVRALAEYGDTKARPALRGRLEVDLDARVRRRIRETLRDMGGEGKRAMESLREELEKLQNEHAELKAKVSALAARVTPEEPAGAAKGAATQATKKPKSKPAKKEGSR comes from the coding sequence ATGTCGCTCGAAACGCGTTTTCACCGCTGCTCCTGTGTTGGCCTCCACTCCGTCTCCCTTCGCGAAGAGCGCACGGAAGAGCTCGCGCTAGAGCGAAGCGAACGCGCTCTTGCGCGGCCCTTTGGCCTCGCCACGTCGACGCGCCACTTCGAGCCCGACAGGCCCTTCGCCGTCACGCACCTCGCGGCCGAGCTGACCCTCGACTTCGACGCGCGCCGCGTGAGCGGCGAGGTCACACTCTCGCTCCGCCGCGTCGACCCCGCGGCCGCCGAGATCACGCTCGACGCGGTGGGCTTCGAGGCCCCCACGGCGCGCCTCGACGGGAAAGACGTCCCTTGCCACAACGACGGCAAGACGCTTCGTGTGCCCATTCCGGTCCCATTCGCCGAGGGGCGACTCACGGTCAAGTACGCGGCGACGCCGCGCCGCGGTCTCTACTTCCTCGCGCCCGACGAGCACGTGCCGGGACGTCCGCGCCAGGCGTGGACGCAGTGCCAAGACGAAGACGCGCGCCACTTCATCCCGTGCCACGACAAGCCGCACGTGAAGATGACCACGGAGATGCGCGTCACCGTGCCCAACGGTTTCACGGTGCTCTCCAACGGCGCTCTCGCGGCGAAAGACACGCCGGCGCTCGGCGCGTGGACGTTCCACTGGAAGATGGATGCGCCGCATCCGAGCTACCTGCTCACCGTGGTTGCTGGCGAGTTCAGTGAGACGACGGCCAGCGCAGGCGGCGTCCCCCTCTCGTACTTGGTGCCCAAGGATCGCGCCGGCGACGTGGAGCGGACCTTCGGCCGGACGCCGGACATGCTCACGCACTTCGGAGAGCTCCTCGGCGTCCCCTATCCCTGGAACAAATACGCGCAGGTGGTCGTCAGCGACTTCATCTTCGGCGGCATGGAGAACACCACGGCCACGACGCTCTACGAGCACCCGCTCCTAGACGCGCGTGCCGAGCTCGACATCACCTCCGACGACCTCATCGCCCATGAGCTCGCGCATCAATGGTTCGGCGACTACGTGACGTGCCGAGACTGGTCCGAGGGCTGGCTCAACGAAGGCTTCGCGACCTTCATGGAGCACGTCTTTCGCGAGCACCGCCTCGGCAAGGACGAATACGACTACGGCCTCCGCAGCGATCTCGATGCCTATGTGTCGGAGGCGCACGGCCGTTATCGTCGTCCCATCGTCTCGCAGCTCTACGACGCGCCGACGGACCTCTTTGACCGCCACCTCTACGAGAAGGGTGGGCTCTTCTTGCACGTCCTTCGTATGGAGCTCGGCGACGCGCTCTTTTGGAAGGGCGTTGGCGTCTACCTCAAGCGTCATGCCCACGGCGTGGTCGAGACGCGCGACCTCATGCGGGCCCTCGAAGAGGTCAGCGGCCGCAGCTTGGGGCGTCTCTTCGAGCAGTTCGTGCATAGGCCCGGTCACCCGGAGCTCGATGTCACGGTGACCTGGGAGAAGGGCGTCCTTTCGCTCGCCGTCAAGCAGACGCACGCGCACACCGACGATGTCCCAGTGACCTTCGAGCTGTCGTTCTATGTCGATCTCGTCGACGCCGACGGTCGTGAGCGCCGGGAACGCATCGCCGTGCGTTCGCGCGCCGAGACTTTCGCGCTTTCGAGCGCCGAACGACCGGCCTTCGTCGTCATCGACCCAGACTTCCGCGTGCTCGGAGAGGTCTCCCTCAAGGTCCCTGACGACATGCTCCATGCTCAGCTCGCGGGCGCGAAATCGGCGCGCGGCCGCTGGCTCGCGGCGCTGTCGCTCTCGCGCAGCGATACGTCGCTGACCGTGGCGGCCCTCGCCAAGTGCCTCGCCAACGACGAGGAGTTCTGGGGCGTTCGCTCCGCGTGCGCCGAGGCGCTTGGCCGCATTCGCGGCAAGGAGAGCGAAGCGGCTCTCCGCGGCGCCGTGTCCGTCGCTCATCCGAAGGTGCGGCGCGCCGTCTGCGCCGCCCTCGGCGCGTTCCGAACGACGACCGCCGTCGAGGCGCTCAAGCCGAAGGCGCTCAAGGATCCGAGTTACCTCGTCGAGGCGGAGGCGGCGCGGTCTCTCGGTCGCACGCGGCAGACGTCGACCTTCGAAACGCTCGTCGATCTCCTCGAGCGGTCGTCTTGGGCCGACGTGATTCGCGGCGCCGTCATCGATGGCCTCGCGGCCCTTCGTGACGACCGCGCGACGCCTCACCTCCTGGCGCGAACGCGTTATGGCCACAGCACGCGGACGCGTCGCGCCGCCATCGCAGCCGTGCCCAAGCTCATGAGCGATCGGCGCGGTCGCGAGGCCCTGGAGGAGCTCCTCGATGACGACGACCCTCACTTGCGCATGGACGTCGTGCGCGCGCTCGCCGAATACGGCGACACCAAGGCACGGCCGGCGCTAAGGGGGCGCCTCGAGGTCGACCTCGACGCGCGCGTTCGGCGACGCATTCGCGAAACGCTCCGCGACATGGGCGGCGAGGGCAAACGCGCCATGGAGTCACTGCGCGAAGAACTCGAGAAGCTCCAAAACGAACACGCGGAGTTGAAGGCGAAGGTGAGCGCCCTCGCGGCACGCGTCACCCCGGAAGAGCCGGCGGGCGCGGCCAAGGGGGCCGCGACGCAGGCGACCAAGAAGCCCAAGAGCAAGCCCGCCAAGAAGGAAGGCTCACGATGA